In Chionomys nivalis chromosome 24, mChiNiv1.1, whole genome shotgun sequence, one genomic interval encodes:
- the Trim59 gene encoding tripartite motif-containing protein 59: MHNFEDELTCPICYSIFEDPRVLPCSHTFCRNCLENVLQATGNFYIWRPLRIPLKCPNCRSIIEISSTGIESLPVNFALRAIIEKYQQEDHPDVVTCPEHYRQPLNVYCLLDKKLVCGHCLTIGQHHGHPIDDLQSAYLKEKDTPQKLFKQLTDTHWTDITRLIEKLEEQKCHSEKMVQGDKEFVLQYFKELSDTLEQKKKFFLAALCDVGKLINQEYTPQIERVKEIREQQLELMTVTTSLQDESPLKFLEKIDDVRQRVQMLKQRPLPEVQPVEIYPRVSKVLKEEWSRTEIGHIKKAVIPEMRISSKRMPCSWPDKDEKELEFFKILNIAVVSLISVILMLILFFNQHIITFLNEITSICFSEVSLSVYQSLSNNLNDLKNMVHYTLYLLKEIMLKIVSR, from the coding sequence ATGCACAATTTTGAGGACGAGTTAACATGTCCCATTTGTTACAGTATTTTCGAAGATCCTCGAGTCCTACCATGCTCTCATACATTTTGTAGAAATTGTTTGGAAAATGTTCTTCAGGCAACTGGAAACTTTTATATATGGAGGCCTTTGCGAATTCCACTAAAGTGTCCTAACTGCAGAAGTATTATTGAAATTTCTTCAACTGGTATAGAATCCTTACCTGTAAATTTTGCATTGAGAGCAATTATTGAAAAGTACCAGCAAGAAGACCACCCAGATGTTGTCACCTGCCCTGAACACTACAGGCAGCCATTAAATGTTTATTGCCTACTAGATAAAAAATTAGTTTGTGGCCATTGTCTTACTATAGGCCAACATCATGGTCATCCTATAGATGACCTTCAAAGTGCCTATCTGAAAGAAAAGGATACACCTCAGAAGCTGTTTAAACAGTTAACCGACACACACTGGACAGACATCACCCGTCTTATTGAAAAGCTTGAAGAACAGAAGTGTCATTCTGAAAAAATGGTTCAAGGTGATAAGGAATTTGTTCTTCAGTATTTTAAGGAGCTTAGTGATACattagaacagaaaaagaaattttttttggcAGCTCTCTGTGACGTTGGCAAGCTGATCAATCAAGAATACACTCCGCAGATTGAAAGGGTGaaggagatcagagaacagcAGCTTGAGTTAATGACAGTGACTACATCTTTACAAGATGAGTCTCCACTTAAATTCCTAGAAAAAATTGATGATGTCCGCCAACGTGTGCAGATGTTGAAGCAGAGACCACTCCCTGAGGTCCAGCCTGTTGAGATTTATCCTCGAGTAAGCAAAGTATTAAAGGAAGAGTGGAGCAGAACAGAAATTGGACATATTAAGAAAGCTGTCATTCCTGAAATGAGAATTTCTTCAAAAAGGATGCCATGTTCCTGGCCTGACAAGGATGAAAAAGAACTcgaattctttaaaattttaaatattgctgTAGTTTCACTGATTTCAGTGATATTAATGTTGATACTCTTTTTCAACCAACACATAATCACCTTCCTAAATGAAATCACTTCAATATGTTTCTCTGAGGTCTCTTTGTCTGTTTACCAAAGTTTATCTAATAACTTAAATGACTTAAAAAATATGGTACACTACACTTTATATTTGTTAAAGGAAATCATGTTGAAAATAGTTTCTCGTTGA